A region from the bacterium genome encodes:
- a CDS encoding AAA family ATPase, which translates to MRFCGGCGVSLASACPGCGGENPAGFAFCGQCGAALGDSAVATGASAAPAQAPERSPREYTPRHLAERILRQRSALEGERKQVTVLFADVKGSMDLAEGVGPEEWHRILDGFFRILSEGIHRFEGTVNQYTGDGVMALFGAPFAHEDHAQRACYAALRIRAAVDEYADELRRQGHSFAVRIGLNSGEVVVGTIGDDLRMDYTAQGHVVGLAARIQTLAAPGRACLSGETARLVEGYFQLRDLGTTQVKGVKDPVALFELEEVGALRTRLERSRARGFTAFVGRVDELQMLESTLDRADAGQRQIVGVVGEAGIGKSRLCAEFVESATARGIPIYTAHCPPHGMSLSGVGRRELSQSFLGVSEHDTPAEARRKIAGTLVLLNPSFQEMLPLVFEDCGVPDPERPAPRLEPEVRQQQTAAFLREITRARSERECALFLLDDLHWADPETDLFISQLAEAAAGTRTVLLCNFRPEYEADWMDSSDYLRIPLRALTAADSALLVDRLLGTDSSLAALRARILERAGGNPFFAEELVQGLLEAEVLQGDRGAYSLRSDAGEVAIPETVHSVLAARIDRLGEREKEVLQAAAVVGREFGGLVLAKVLDCEESELGEALAVLRSSEFITEEAVYPETEYAFKHPLTHEVAYRTQLRTKRASLHRATAAALAERNADVALIAQHLEEAGETLAAAQRFAESAGDFAHLDPEPASRTWRKVRALCRQLDGPEARALHEHSISRILLAGWGSEIEIEEAAEIQREGMELARASGNVRAQVILLGSYSFLLLRLESAEAQLETLEQALPLVADTEDLELFAMVHQRLGWAYLTAGNLDRCLEVSEAGLARCGPDRAKAGRLNGYGSQLFLSAQSAYARGLQGHFAEAEKGLLETSRLALEDGDSLVSCSLSSYQANLAYLCGDLGKAEAAARRGVEYAETLGPTYGQLPLVTLGLVLRSQKRGEELLQVADAFAAFQRIVSFAEGVAVHSRASGLFHCGRVEEALVYLERNSGEEGFFEESGAAEDLFESISWLETRSLILGARAVPHCEKMAERIQPLIDTSDMKIFQPELDLARAELARLAGDDDTRRSLLEAARRAFVADGRSLRVAQVDRLV; encoded by the coding sequence ATGCGCTTCTGTGGCGGTTGTGGTGTTTCGCTCGCGTCGGCGTGTCCCGGCTGCGGAGGAGAGAATCCAGCCGGCTTTGCGTTCTGCGGGCAGTGCGGCGCGGCGTTGGGCGACTCCGCAGTGGCGACGGGTGCTTCCGCAGCGCCTGCGCAGGCACCTGAACGCTCTCCTCGGGAGTACACGCCTCGCCATCTGGCCGAGCGAATTCTGCGGCAGCGCAGCGCGCTCGAAGGGGAGCGCAAGCAGGTGACGGTTCTGTTCGCCGATGTGAAGGGTTCGATGGATCTCGCGGAGGGCGTCGGCCCGGAGGAGTGGCATCGCATCCTGGACGGCTTCTTCCGGATCCTTTCCGAGGGGATCCACCGCTTCGAAGGCACGGTCAACCAGTACACGGGGGACGGGGTGATGGCGCTGTTTGGCGCGCCGTTCGCGCACGAGGACCACGCCCAGCGCGCCTGTTATGCGGCGCTGCGCATCCGCGCGGCGGTCGACGAGTACGCGGACGAACTGCGCCGACAGGGTCATAGCTTTGCCGTACGCATCGGCTTGAATTCCGGCGAGGTCGTGGTGGGCACGATCGGCGACGACCTGCGCATGGACTACACCGCGCAGGGGCATGTCGTGGGCCTGGCGGCGCGCATCCAGACGCTCGCCGCGCCGGGCCGCGCGTGTCTGAGCGGCGAAACGGCGCGACTGGTGGAGGGCTACTTCCAGTTGCGCGACCTGGGAACCACACAGGTAAAGGGCGTGAAGGATCCCGTCGCTCTGTTCGAACTCGAAGAGGTCGGCGCCCTGCGCACTCGGCTCGAGCGTTCCCGGGCGCGTGGCTTTACCGCCTTCGTGGGCCGTGTCGACGAGTTGCAGATGCTCGAGAGCACCCTCGATCGCGCCGATGCGGGCCAACGCCAGATCGTGGGCGTGGTGGGCGAAGCGGGCATCGGCAAGAGTCGCCTGTGTGCCGAGTTCGTGGAAAGCGCCACCGCTCGGGGTATTCCGATCTACACCGCCCACTGCCCGCCCCACGGAATGAGTCTTTCTGGCGTGGGCCGGCGCGAGTTGAGCCAGAGCTTTCTCGGAGTTTCGGAGCACGACACCCCGGCCGAGGCGCGACGCAAGATCGCCGGAACCCTGGTTCTGCTGAACCCGAGTTTCCAGGAGATGTTGCCGCTGGTCTTCGAGGACTGCGGGGTTCCCGATCCGGAGCGGCCCGCTCCCAGGCTCGAGCCGGAGGTTCGACAACAGCAGACGGCGGCCTTCCTGCGCGAAATCACCCGCGCCCGCAGCGAGCGAGAGTGCGCGCTCTTCCTGCTCGACGACCTGCACTGGGCGGATCCGGAGACCGATCTGTTCATCTCCCAACTGGCAGAGGCGGCGGCGGGTACGCGAACCGTCCTGCTGTGCAACTTCAGGCCCGAGTACGAAGCGGACTGGATGGATTCCTCGGACTACCTGCGTATTCCCCTGCGCGCACTCACGGCCGCCGACTCGGCCCTGCTCGTCGATCGGCTGCTCGGCACAGACTCGAGCCTGGCCGCACTGCGCGCGCGCATTCTCGAACGCGCAGGCGGCAACCCGTTCTTCGCCGAGGAACTCGTGCAGGGGTTGTTGGAGGCGGAGGTCCTGCAGGGCGATCGCGGGGCCTATAGCTTGCGATCGGATGCGGGTGAGGTCGCGATTCCCGAGACGGTTCACAGCGTGCTGGCGGCGCGCATCGACCGACTCGGCGAGCGCGAGAAGGAAGTGTTGCAGGCGGCCGCGGTCGTGGGTCGGGAGTTTGGCGGACTCGTTCTCGCGAAGGTGCTCGATTGTGAGGAGAGCGAACTCGGCGAGGCCCTGGCGGTGCTTCGCTCTTCGGAGTTCATCACCGAGGAAGCCGTCTATCCGGAGACCGAGTACGCGTTCAAACACCCGCTCACCCACGAAGTCGCCTATCGAACACAGCTTCGAACGAAGCGAGCCTCGCTCCATCGCGCGACCGCGGCCGCACTTGCCGAGCGCAATGCCGATGTAGCCCTGATCGCCCAGCACCTCGAAGAGGCTGGAGAAACTCTGGCCGCCGCGCAGCGCTTTGCGGAATCCGCCGGTGATTTCGCCCATCTCGATCCCGAACCCGCCAGTCGCACCTGGCGGAAGGTCAGGGCGCTGTGCCGGCAGCTCGACGGGCCCGAAGCCCGTGCGCTTCACGAACACTCGATCTCCCGGATCCTGCTCGCCGGATGGGGCTCGGAGATCGAGATTGAGGAAGCCGCCGAGATCCAGCGCGAGGGGATGGAACTCGCCCGCGCCAGCGGAAATGTGCGCGCCCAGGTGATCCTGCTGGGCAGCTACTCTTTTCTGCTTCTGCGTCTGGAAAGCGCCGAGGCGCAACTCGAGACCCTCGAGCAGGCGCTGCCCCTGGTCGCCGACACGGAGGACCTGGAACTGTTCGCGATGGTCCACCAGCGGCTCGGCTGGGCGTACCTGACGGCCGGCAATCTTGACCGCTGTCTGGAAGTGAGCGAAGCCGGGCTCGCCCGCTGCGGGCCCGATCGCGCAAAAGCAGGACGCCTCAACGGTTACGGCAGTCAGCTCTTCCTTTCGGCGCAGAGCGCGTACGCACGAGGTCTGCAGGGACATTTCGCCGAGGCCGAAAAAGGCTTGCTCGAAACCAGCAGGCTGGCGCTCGAGGATGGGGACAGTCTCGTATCGTGTTCGCTCTCGTCCTATCAGGCGAACCTGGCGTACCTGTGCGGAGATCTGGGCAAGGCCGAGGCGGCCGCGCGTCGCGGTGTCGAGTACGCGGAGACTCTCGGCCCTACCTACGGGCAGTTGCCCCTGGTCACCCTCGGGCTCGTGCTGCGCTCTCAAAAGCGCGGCGAAGAGTTGCTCCAGGTCGCCGATGCGTTCGCCGCATTCCAGCGAATCGTGAGCTTCGCCGAGGGCGTCGCCGTTCACTCCCGTGCCAGCGGCCTGTTCCATTGTGGGCGTGTCGAGGAGGCCCTCGTCTACCTCGAGCGAAATTCGGGTGAGGAAGGGTTTTTCGAAGAAAGCGGGGCTGCCGAAGACCTCTTCGAGTCGATCTCGTGGCTCGAGACCCGATCTCTGATCCTCGGAGCACGGGCCGTACCCCACTGTGAGAAAATGGCAGAGCGAATCCAGCCGCTGATCGACACCTCGGATATGAAGATCTTCCAGCCCGAACTCGACCTCGCGCGCGCCGAACTCGCCCGACTCGCCGGTGACGACGACACGCGCAGGTCGCTGCTCGAAGCTGCGCGGCGGGCTTTCGTGGCCGATGGGCGCAGTCTGCGGGTGGCCCAGGTCGATCGACTCGTTTGA
- a CDS encoding carbamoyl-phosphate synthase large subunit gives MDLKKLLVANRGEVAIRVARAAAELGIESVAIHSEDDADSLHTRIADRAVALQGRGARAYLSVEGVVAAALENDCDALHPGYGFLSENAELARACEAAGIAFVGPTAGQLELFGDKLAARALAQELDVPLIAATGHATSLDEARAFLDEHGAVMIKAVAGGGGRGMRPVRAGDDLNAAYERCQGEARAAFGNSDVYVERLIERARHIEIQIIGDGSQVSQLGERECTLQRQNQKLVEIAPSPTLADEIRERLASAALRMARHANYLSLGTFEFLVDADDSAVTAFIETNARLQVEHTVTEEVMGLDLVQSQLRIACGAGLAELGLAQDQLSPPRGYAIQCRINTETMSPEGRARPSSGTLLAFEAPSGPGVRSDSCGFVGYTTNPSFDSLLAKLIAHSPSGSYADVIRRMRRALAEFRIDGVPTNLGYLKALLERSEIETNQVTTRYIEEHASELAKTVTEHEQRLSAGTAQTAPAPGFAGVKVGSDPLAVLRYGSVDGETAPESSAPQVTAAPTPVVSPIAGPEGSLAVSAPLQGTIVSVDVAEGDAIAAGQALLVMEAMKMEHVVSANCDGLVRRIDVREGDAVFEGHPLIFVEEAEVDVDRAQAVGRVDIDAIREDLQEVIDRHAVGYDENKPEAVAKRHGRGNRTARENLAQLVDEGSFVEYGPLMVAAQRKRRSLEDLIANTQGDGMVAGIGSVNGSLFGDEASQAVVMSYDYMVLAGTQGAQNHRKKDRLFEVAENNRLPLVLFAEGGGGRPGDTDGIGGSGLDCWAFYYIARLSGLVPLVGITNGRCFAGNAVLLGCCDVIIATRGSNIGVGGPAMIEGGGLGVFRPEDVGPVDVQYPNGVIDILVEDEEEAVEVAKKYLSYFQGPLDDWQAHDPRELRHLIPENRLRIYDVRQVIEKLCDVDSVLEIRAGWGDGLVTALARIEGRPIGVIANNPHHLAGAIDADAGDKGARFMQLCDAHDIPLLFLCDTPGIMVGPQAEIDATVRHASRMFVTAASMDIPHMTIVLRKGYGLGAQAMAGGGFRVPLFTVAWPTGEFGGMGLEGFVKLGFRKELEAIEDPQERIALYEKMVARLYENGKAVSTATFFEIDDVIDPAASREWITMALLAAPKPPPRTGKKRPMIDTW, from the coding sequence ATGGATCTGAAGAAGTTGCTGGTCGCGAATCGCGGCGAGGTGGCGATTCGCGTGGCTCGGGCGGCGGCGGAGCTGGGGATCGAGAGTGTGGCGATCCACAGCGAAGACGACGCCGACTCCCTGCACACGCGGATTGCGGATCGCGCCGTCGCACTCCAGGGGCGCGGTGCGCGCGCCTATCTGAGTGTGGAGGGAGTGGTTGCGGCGGCGCTCGAAAACGACTGCGACGCGCTGCATCCGGGCTACGGTTTTCTGAGCGAGAACGCCGAACTCGCCCGCGCCTGTGAGGCCGCGGGAATCGCCTTCGTGGGGCCCACGGCCGGGCAACTGGAACTCTTCGGAGACAAGCTGGCCGCCCGGGCGCTCGCCCAGGAGCTCGATGTGCCGTTGATCGCGGCCACCGGGCATGCCACCAGCCTGGACGAGGCGCGAGCTTTCCTGGATGAGCACGGTGCGGTGATGATCAAGGCCGTTGCGGGGGGGGGCGGTCGAGGCATGCGCCCGGTGCGCGCGGGGGATGACCTGAATGCGGCCTACGAACGCTGCCAGGGAGAGGCGCGTGCGGCCTTCGGAAATTCCGACGTCTATGTCGAACGCCTGATCGAACGAGCCCGACACATCGAGATCCAGATCATTGGCGACGGTTCGCAGGTCAGTCAACTGGGCGAGCGCGAGTGCACGCTCCAGCGCCAGAACCAGAAACTGGTCGAGATCGCACCGAGCCCGACGCTCGCGGACGAAATCCGCGAGCGGCTGGCGAGCGCGGCGTTGCGCATGGCCCGGCACGCCAACTATCTCAGCCTGGGCACGTTCGAATTCCTGGTCGATGCCGATGATTCGGCGGTCACCGCGTTCATCGAGACGAATGCCCGCCTGCAGGTGGAGCACACCGTCACCGAGGAAGTCATGGGGCTGGACCTGGTGCAGAGTCAACTGCGCATTGCCTGCGGAGCCGGACTCGCCGAACTCGGGCTGGCGCAGGATCAGCTTTCCCCGCCCCGCGGTTACGCAATTCAGTGCCGCATCAATACGGAGACCATGAGCCCGGAAGGTCGGGCGCGTCCGAGTTCGGGAACTCTGCTCGCGTTCGAAGCGCCGAGCGGGCCGGGCGTCCGGAGCGATTCCTGCGGTTTCGTCGGCTACACCACGAATCCCAGCTTCGATTCCCTGCTCGCCAAGCTGATCGCTCACTCGCCTTCGGGCAGCTATGCCGATGTGATTCGACGCATGCGCCGCGCCCTGGCCGAGTTCCGCATCGATGGTGTGCCGACGAACCTCGGCTATCTGAAAGCGCTGCTCGAACGCTCGGAGATTGAGACGAATCAGGTCACGACGCGCTACATCGAGGAACACGCTTCCGAACTCGCGAAAACCGTCACCGAACACGAGCAGAGGCTTTCCGCTGGCACTGCGCAGACCGCCCCGGCGCCCGGCTTCGCGGGCGTCAAGGTCGGCAGCGACCCGCTGGCCGTGCTGCGCTACGGCTCGGTCGACGGCGAAACGGCGCCGGAATCTTCGGCGCCACAGGTTACCGCCGCGCCGACTCCGGTAGTTTCGCCGATCGCGGGCCCTGAAGGCAGTCTTGCGGTCTCGGCTCCGCTTCAGGGAACGATTGTCTCGGTCGACGTCGCCGAAGGCGATGCGATTGCGGCCGGCCAAGCCCTGCTGGTGATGGAAGCCATGAAGATGGAGCACGTCGTGAGCGCGAACTGCGACGGCCTCGTGCGTCGGATCGACGTGCGGGAGGGCGATGCGGTCTTCGAAGGCCATCCCCTGATCTTTGTCGAGGAAGCCGAAGTCGACGTCGATCGTGCGCAAGCCGTGGGGCGGGTCGACATCGACGCGATTCGCGAGGACCTTCAGGAGGTCATCGATCGCCACGCCGTCGGCTACGACGAGAACAAACCCGAAGCCGTGGCCAAGCGTCACGGTCGCGGGAATCGCACCGCGCGCGAGAACCTGGCGCAACTGGTCGATGAAGGCAGCTTCGTCGAGTACGGCCCCCTGATGGTTGCGGCGCAACGCAAGCGTCGCTCCCTCGAAGACCTGATCGCCAATACACAGGGCGATGGCATGGTCGCGGGAATCGGCAGTGTCAACGGCTCGCTGTTTGGCGACGAGGCCAGTCAGGCGGTCGTCATGTCTTATGACTACATGGTCCTGGCCGGAACCCAGGGCGCGCAGAACCACCGCAAGAAGGACCGCTTGTTCGAGGTCGCAGAGAACAATCGCCTGCCCCTGGTCCTGTTTGCCGAGGGCGGCGGAGGACGCCCCGGCGACACCGATGGAATCGGCGGTTCGGGCCTGGACTGCTGGGCCTTCTACTACATCGCCCGGCTGAGTGGGCTCGTGCCCCTGGTCGGCATCACAAACGGTCGCTGTTTTGCCGGAAATGCCGTCTTGCTGGGATGTTGTGACGTCATCATCGCGACCCGAGGATCGAACATCGGCGTTGGCGGGCCGGCAATGATCGAAGGCGGTGGCCTCGGGGTCTTCCGGCCCGAAGACGTCGGTCCGGTCGACGTCCAGTACCCCAACGGCGTGATCGACATCCTGGTCGAGGACGAAGAGGAAGCCGTCGAAGTCGCCAAGAAGTATCTGTCCTACTTCCAGGGTCCGCTCGACGACTGGCAGGCGCACGATCCGCGCGAACTGCGTCATTTGATTCCCGAGAACCGGCTGCGCATCTACGATGTGCGCCAGGTGATCGAGAAGTTATGCGACGTCGACTCGGTGCTGGAGATCCGCGCCGGCTGGGGCGATGGACTGGTGACCGCTCTTGCGCGCATTGAAGGTCGGCCGATCGGCGTGATTGCGAATAATCCGCATCACCTCGCGGGGGCCATCGACGCGGACGCCGGGGACAAGGGCGCTCGCTTCATGCAGTTATGCGATGCGCACGATATTCCGCTGCTTTTCCTGTGCGACACGCCCGGGATCATGGTCGGACCCCAGGCCGAAATCGATGCGACGGTTCGCCATGCCTCGCGCATGTTCGTGACTGCGGCGAGCATGGATATTCCCCATATGACGATCGTCCTGCGCAAAGGCTACGGCCTGGGCGCTCAGGCCATGGCGGGCGGCGGTTTCCGGGTGCCCTTGTTCACGGTCGCCTGGCCGACCGGCGAGTTTGGTGGCATGGGTCTCGAGGGCTTCGTGAAGCTGGGCTTCCGCAAGGAACTCGAAGCCATCGAAGATCCGCAGGAACGCATCGCCCTGTACGAGAAGATGGTGGCCCGACTCTACGAGAACGGAAAGGCGGTCAGTACCGCGACCTTCTTCGAGATCGACGACGTGATCGATCCCGCCGCGAGCAGGGAGTGGATCACGATGGCGCTGCTCGCGGCCCCAAAACCGCCGCCGCGAACTGGCAAGAAGCGACCGATGATCGACACCTGGTAG
- a CDS encoding methylmalonyl-CoA mutase (MDM; functions in conversion of succinate to propionate): KDARSMTLRTHSQTSGASLTEQDPYNNVVRTTIEAMAAVLGGTQSLHTNGFDEAVTLPTPFSARIARNTQLILAEETGITKVIDPLAGSYYVESLTHAIAAEAQELIDEIEELGGMTRAIEAGMPKMRIEEAATRRQARVDRGEDTVVGVNKYQIDQQTEVELLDIDNREVRERQIERLERIRATRDEARYSETMRALEKGAAGEDQNVLALAVEAARARATLGEISEALERVYGRFRAQIRSVSGVYASAYRGDADFDKLQKEIGEFADAEGRRPRILVAKLGQDGHDRGAKVIATAFADLGFDVDVGPLFQTPEEVARQAIENDVHVVGVSTQAAGHKTLVPELIRELKAQDGGDIVVVCGGVIPKQDYEFLREAGVAEVFGPGTAIPGAARDVLQAVRDRHS, from the coding sequence CCAAGGACGCGCGTTCGATGACTCTGCGCACGCATTCGCAGACGTCGGGGGCGAGCCTCACGGAACAGGACCCCTACAACAACGTAGTGCGCACGACGATCGAGGCGATGGCCGCCGTGCTGGGTGGGACCCAGTCACTGCACACCAACGGTTTCGATGAAGCCGTCACCTTGCCCACGCCATTCTCTGCGCGCATCGCGCGCAACACGCAGTTGATTCTGGCGGAGGAGACCGGCATTACGAAGGTGATCGATCCTCTGGCCGGTTCCTACTACGTCGAGAGTCTGACGCATGCGATCGCCGCCGAGGCGCAGGAACTGATCGACGAGATCGAGGAATTGGGCGGCATGACCAGGGCGATCGAAGCGGGCATGCCCAAGATGCGCATCGAGGAAGCGGCGACACGCCGCCAGGCTCGCGTCGACCGCGGTGAAGACACGGTGGTTGGGGTCAACAAGTACCAGATCGACCAGCAAACCGAGGTCGAACTCCTGGACATCGACAATCGCGAAGTGCGAGAGCGCCAGATCGAGCGTCTCGAGCGGATTCGCGCGACACGAGACGAAGCGCGTTACAGCGAAACCATGCGCGCGCTGGAGAAGGGAGCGGCCGGCGAGGACCAGAACGTACTGGCGCTCGCGGTCGAAGCCGCGCGCGCTCGCGCGACGCTGGGTGAGATTTCCGAGGCTCTGGAACGGGTGTACGGGCGCTTCCGCGCTCAGATCCGTAGTGTTTCAGGTGTGTACGCATCGGCTTATCGAGGGGACGCGGATTTCGACAAACTCCAGAAGGAGATTGGCGAGTTTGCAGATGCAGAGGGCCGTAGGCCCCGCATCCTGGTGGCGAAACTCGGCCAGGACGGACACGATCGGGGCGCGAAGGTCATCGCGACGGCCTTCGCCGACCTGGGCTTCGACGTCGATGTGGGGCCGTTGTTCCAGACACCAGAAGAAGTCGCTCGCCAGGCGATCGAGAATGACGTGCACGTGGTCGGTGTTTCGACCCAGGCCGCCGGTCACAAAACCCTGGTCCCCGAGTTGATCCGCGAACTGAAGGCGCAAGACGGCGGCGATATCGTCGTGGTGTGCGGTGGTGTGATCCCGAAGCAGGACTACGAATTCCTCCGGGAAGCGGGCGTCGCAGAAGTGTTCGGTCCGGGCACGGCGATTCCCGGCGCGGCGCGGGACGTACTGCAGGCCGTCCGAGACCGGCACTCATGA
- a CDS encoding DUF1330 domain-containing protein, with the protein MPIYPRPEQIQALLKSDFEGPVDMLNLLIFKERAEYEDGRETNLTGQEAYALYGEKMMPFVASHGGKFLYGGAARHLMIGDGDLEWDSVAVMQYPSKEAFVKIATAPEVAEFGVHRTAGLAHQLLVACSGTFL; encoded by the coding sequence ATGCCCATTTATCCGCGACCCGAACAGATCCAGGCGTTGCTCAAATCGGACTTCGAGGGACCGGTCGACATGCTCAATCTGCTCATCTTCAAGGAGCGGGCGGAGTACGAAGACGGTCGGGAAACCAATCTGACCGGCCAGGAAGCCTACGCATTGTACGGCGAGAAGATGATGCCGTTCGTCGCCTCGCACGGTGGGAAGTTTCTGTACGGCGGCGCTGCACGACACTTGATGATCGGAGATGGGGATCTCGAGTGGGATAGCGTCGCGGTCATGCAGTACCCGTCGAAGGAAGCCTTCGTGAAGATCGCGACCGCGCCGGAAGTCGCCGAGTTTGGCGTTCACCGAACGGCTGGATTGGCCCATCAGCTCCTGGTGGCCTGTTCCGGAACTTTTCTCTGA
- a CDS encoding SDR family oxidoreductase translates to MEIRDRIAVITGGASGIGRGLAERFHADGARHIVVADRDEAGAQAVAKEVGGTAFGIDVSDERAIRELVEQTESNQGPIDLFVSNAGFVTIGGLEAPVEDLQRMWAVHVLAHLYAARAVIPGMVERGGGYLLNTASAAGLLSQFGSLHYAVTKHAAVALAEWIAITHGHQGIKVSVLCPQAVETNIGSNSPDADKMKGAGGGVAAGDGVLQPVDVAQVVVDALREERFHVLPHPEVREYVKRKGADVDRWIGGMQRWQGSMFPKDLHPANLLTRK, encoded by the coding sequence ATGGAAATCAGGGACCGCATTGCAGTCATCACCGGAGGAGCCAGCGGAATCGGACGCGGCCTCGCGGAGCGTTTTCACGCCGACGGAGCCCGACACATCGTGGTCGCCGACCGGGACGAAGCCGGAGCACAGGCCGTCGCCAAGGAAGTCGGCGGAACGGCGTTCGGCATCGACGTATCCGATGAGCGCGCGATCCGCGAGCTGGTCGAGCAGACCGAGAGCAACCAGGGTCCCATCGACCTGTTCGTCTCCAACGCCGGCTTCGTCACGATCGGTGGGCTCGAAGCTCCGGTGGAAGACCTGCAACGCATGTGGGCAGTCCACGTGCTGGCGCATCTGTACGCGGCGCGAGCCGTCATCCCTGGAATGGTAGAGCGCGGTGGCGGCTACCTGCTCAACACGGCTTCCGCAGCGGGCCTGCTCTCCCAGTTCGGGTCCCTGCACTACGCGGTCACCAAACACGCCGCAGTCGCGCTGGCTGAATGGATCGCAATCACACACGGACATCAGGGCATCAAGGTGTCGGTGCTCTGCCCGCAAGCGGTAGAGACGAACATCGGCTCCAACAGTCCAGACGCCGACAAGATGAAGGGCGCAGGCGGCGGAGTCGCCGCTGGGGATGGCGTACTACAACCCGTGGACGTCGCCCAGGTCGTCGTTGACGCGTTGCGAGAAGAGCGTTTCCACGTACTGCCTCATCCCGAAGTCCGCGAATACGTGAAGCGCAAGGGCGCCGACGTGGATCGCTGGATCGGCGGCATGCAGCGCTGGCAGGGCAGTATGTTTCCCAAGGACCTGCACCCCGCAAACCTGCTCACCCGCAAGTAG
- the meaB gene encoding methylmalonyl Co-A mutase-associated GTPase MeaB, which translates to MSRGLLGPREYVEGVRAGDRRTVARCITLLESKRADHRELGQDVLDALVPHTGQALRLGITGAPGVGKSSLIETLGLELVSRGLTLAVLAIDPSSPVSGGSILGDKTRMERLSREPAAFIRPTPSGGTLGGVAHRTREAMLVCEAAGFDVVIVETVGVGQSEVEVRSMVDLFAVLLQPGAGDELQGIKKGVLELADVLVVNKADGEQKLAAERTRADHEQAVSLLHSLSENWVTRVLLVSALTGDGINEFWKIVEEHRAVLSQSGELEQRRRTQARSWLWRLLEEGLHAEFRGNPQVASRLPEIERQVETRELTPPRAARLLLDGFVSGTASS; encoded by the coding sequence ATGAGCCGGGGCCTGCTGGGCCCACGTGAATATGTAGAGGGCGTGCGCGCCGGGGACCGGCGCACGGTCGCGCGTTGCATCACATTGCTCGAGAGCAAGCGCGCAGATCACCGCGAGTTGGGGCAGGACGTACTGGACGCGCTCGTGCCGCATACCGGTCAAGCGCTGCGCCTGGGCATCACGGGAGCGCCCGGCGTCGGAAAGAGTTCCCTGATCGAGACTCTGGGACTCGAACTGGTGAGTCGCGGACTCACGCTCGCCGTTCTGGCCATTGATCCCTCGAGCCCCGTAAGCGGCGGTAGCATCCTGGGAGACAAGACGCGCATGGAGCGCCTCTCGCGGGAGCCCGCAGCTTTCATCCGACCCACGCCATCGGGAGGTACACTGGGAGGCGTCGCCCACCGTACACGCGAGGCCATGTTGGTCTGCGAAGCTGCCGGTTTTGATGTGGTGATCGTCGAGACCGTCGGTGTGGGGCAGTCCGAGGTCGAAGTGCGCTCCATGGTCGATCTGTTTGCCGTTCTGCTCCAGCCGGGAGCCGGTGACGAGCTTCAGGGCATCAAGAAGGGCGTGCTGGAACTCGCCGATGTTCTCGTCGTGAACAAGGCCGACGGCGAGCAGAAACTCGCCGCCGAGCGCACCCGGGCGGATCACGAGCAAGCCGTCTCGCTCTTGCACTCGCTATCGGAAAACTGGGTCACGCGAGTGCTCCTGGTGAGCGCTTTGACGGGTGATGGCATCAATGAGTTCTGGAAGATCGTCGAGGAGCACCGGGCGGTCCTGTCGCAATCTGGCGAACTCGAGCAAAGGCGTCGCACACAGGCCCGATCCTGGCTCTGGCGTCTGCTCGAGGAGGGATTGCATGCCGAGTTCCGCGGCAACCCGCAGGTGGCAAGTCGTCTGCCCGAGATCGAGCGTCAGGTTGAAACGCGCGAACTCACGCCTCCGCGGGCAGCTCGATTGCTGCTCGACGGATTCGTGTCGGGTACAGCGTCTAGCTGA
- a CDS encoding MglA protein — protein MSQLNLDTREITLKIVYYGPALSGKTTNLRMIHKKLMEHARGEMVTLDTQDDRTLYFDFLPVELGGDGDYKIKLKMFTVPGQVLHRSTRRVVLAGVDAVAFIADSQRSSAAANAYSYRDLESNLRANGLDVNTIPLVVQFNKRDLDDIKTLEEVRQAWDGTGIPTVPAVAAKGEGVIETCEALLVRLYRHLDKIHSFGKKFGISEAEFLHGVLKHFEEPKQETNS, from the coding sequence ATGTCTCAGCTTAACCTCGACACGCGCGAGATCACACTCAAGATTGTGTACTACGGCCCCGCGCTGTCGGGGAAGACCACAAATTTGCGCATGATTCACAAGAAGCTCATGGAGCATGCGCGCGGCGAGATGGTCACGCTGGACACACAGGACGATCGCACGCTCTACTTCGACTTCCTGCCCGTAGAGCTGGGTGGCGATGGTGACTACAAGATCAAGCTGAAGATGTTCACGGTCCCCGGGCAGGTGTTGCATCGCTCGACCCGCCGCGTGGTTCTGGCGGGTGTGGACGCAGTTGCCTTCATCGCCGATTCGCAGCGTTCTTCGGCTGCGGCCAATGCCTATTCGTACCGGGACCTGGAGTCGAACCTGCGCGCCAATGGTCTGGACGTGAACACGATCCCACTCGTCGTACAGTTCAACAAGCGCGATCTGGACGACATCAAGACTCTCGAAGAAGTCCGCCAGGCCTGGGATGGCACGGGCATTCCGACTGTCCCGGCCGTTGCCGCAAAGGGGGAGGGCGTGATCGAGACCTGCGAAGCGCTGCTCGTGCGTCTGTACCGCCACCTCGACAAGATCCACTCGTTCGGCAAGAAGTTCGGCATCAGCGAAGCCGAATTCCTCCACGGAGTGCTAAAGCACTTCGAAGAGCCCAAGCAAGAGACGAATTCCTAG